The following proteins are encoded in a genomic region of Arachis ipaensis cultivar K30076 chromosome B02, Araip1.1, whole genome shotgun sequence:
- the LOC107622314 gene encoding CAAX prenyl protease 1 homolog isoform X1 — protein MAFPYMEAVVGFMIFMYFFETYLDIRQYKALKLPTLPKTLEGVISQDKFLKSRAYSLDKRYFLFVQKFVKVVMDSTILYFWVLPWFWKKSEHLMTFVGLNAENEILHTLGFLAGVMLWSQITDLPFSLYLTFVIEARHGFNKQTIWLFFRDMIKGMLIAIVIGPPIVAAVIVMVQKGSPYLAIYLWGFILVLSLVMMTIYPVLIAPLFNKFTPLPEGTLREKIEKLAASLKFPLKKLFVVDGSTRSSHSNAYMYGFFKNKRIVLYDTLIQQYKNDDEVVAVIAHELGHWKLNHTVYGFVLFQVLTLLQFGGYTLVRNSSDLFRSFGFDTQPVLIGLIIFQHTVIPIQHLVSFGLNLVSRSFEFQADAFAKKLGYAAELRDALVKLQEENLSAMNTDPWYSAYHYSHPPLVERLAAIDKSDKKEK, from the exons ATGGCGTTCCCTTATATGGAAGCTGTTGTTG GGTTTATGATCTTTATGTACTTCTTTGAAACTTACTTGGATATACGACAATATAAGGCACTCAAACTTCCTACTCTTCCAAAGACTTTAGAAGGCGTAATCAGCCAagataaatttttgaaatccaGGGCCTACAGTCTTGATAAAAG atACTTCCTTTTTGTTCAGAAGTTTGTAAAAGTAGTGATGGACTCCACAATCTTGTACTTTTGGGTGTTACCCTGGTTTTGGAAG AAATCAGAACATTTGATGACATTCGTAGGTCTGAATGCAGAAAATGAAATATTGCATACCCTTGGTTTTTTAGCTGGTGTCATGCTCTGGTCACAG ATAACTGATTTGCCTTTCTCTCTGTACCTAACTTTTGTGATTGAGGCCCGTCATGGTTTCAACAAG CAAACAATATGGTTGTTCTTTAGGGACATGATCAAAGGAATGTTGATAGCCATTGTAATTGGTCCACCTATTGTGGCTGCAGTTATTGTAATGGTGCAG AAAGGAAGTCCTTACCTTGCTATCTATCTATGGGGATTCATTCTTGTTCTTTCTCTTGTGATGATGACAATTTATCCAGTCCTGATAGCTCCACTTTTCAACAAATTCACCCCA CTTCCCGAAGGTACACTCAGGGAGAAAATTGAGAAACTTGCTGCCTCCCTCAAGTTTCCATTAAAGAAGTTGTTTGTTGTTGATGGATCAACAAGGTCAAGCCACAGCAAT GCCTATATGTATGGATTCTTCAAGAACAAGCGGATTGTCTTATATGACACATTGATTCAGCAG TACAAAAATGATGATGAAGTTGTAGCTGTTATTGCCCATGAACTGGGGCATTGGAAGCTTAACCACACTGTGTACGGGTTTGTTCTATTCCAG GTTCTTACACTATTGCAATTTGGCGGATATACTCTTGTGAGGAACTCAAGCGATCTGTTTCGAAGTTTTGGATTTGATACACAGCCAGTCCTCATTGGACTAATcatatttcag CATACTGTAATCCCCATCCAGCACCTTGTGAGCTTTGGTCTGAATCTCGTGAGCCGATCATTTGAATTCCAG GCTGATGCTTTCGCCAAGAAGCTTGGATACGCAGCTGAACTACGGGACGCCCTTGTGAAACTACAG GAGGAGAATCTATCAGCTATGAACACAGATCCATGGTACTCTGCATATCACTACTCTCATCCCCCTCTTGTTGAACGGTTGGCTGCAATCGACAAATCAGATAAGAAGGAAAAATAG
- the LOC107622314 gene encoding CAAX prenyl protease 1 homolog isoform X2 encodes MIFMYFFETYLDIRQYKALKLPTLPKTLEGVISQDKFLKSRAYSLDKRYFLFVQKFVKVVMDSTILYFWVLPWFWKKSEHLMTFVGLNAENEILHTLGFLAGVMLWSQITDLPFSLYLTFVIEARHGFNKQTIWLFFRDMIKGMLIAIVIGPPIVAAVIVMVQKGSPYLAIYLWGFILVLSLVMMTIYPVLIAPLFNKFTPLPEGTLREKIEKLAASLKFPLKKLFVVDGSTRSSHSNAYMYGFFKNKRIVLYDTLIQQYKNDDEVVAVIAHELGHWKLNHTVYGFVLFQVLTLLQFGGYTLVRNSSDLFRSFGFDTQPVLIGLIIFQHTVIPIQHLVSFGLNLVSRSFEFQADAFAKKLGYAAELRDALVKLQEENLSAMNTDPWYSAYHYSHPPLVERLAAIDKSDKKEK; translated from the exons ATGATCTTTATGTACTTCTTTGAAACTTACTTGGATATACGACAATATAAGGCACTCAAACTTCCTACTCTTCCAAAGACTTTAGAAGGCGTAATCAGCCAagataaatttttgaaatccaGGGCCTACAGTCTTGATAAAAG atACTTCCTTTTTGTTCAGAAGTTTGTAAAAGTAGTGATGGACTCCACAATCTTGTACTTTTGGGTGTTACCCTGGTTTTGGAAG AAATCAGAACATTTGATGACATTCGTAGGTCTGAATGCAGAAAATGAAATATTGCATACCCTTGGTTTTTTAGCTGGTGTCATGCTCTGGTCACAG ATAACTGATTTGCCTTTCTCTCTGTACCTAACTTTTGTGATTGAGGCCCGTCATGGTTTCAACAAG CAAACAATATGGTTGTTCTTTAGGGACATGATCAAAGGAATGTTGATAGCCATTGTAATTGGTCCACCTATTGTGGCTGCAGTTATTGTAATGGTGCAG AAAGGAAGTCCTTACCTTGCTATCTATCTATGGGGATTCATTCTTGTTCTTTCTCTTGTGATGATGACAATTTATCCAGTCCTGATAGCTCCACTTTTCAACAAATTCACCCCA CTTCCCGAAGGTACACTCAGGGAGAAAATTGAGAAACTTGCTGCCTCCCTCAAGTTTCCATTAAAGAAGTTGTTTGTTGTTGATGGATCAACAAGGTCAAGCCACAGCAAT GCCTATATGTATGGATTCTTCAAGAACAAGCGGATTGTCTTATATGACACATTGATTCAGCAG TACAAAAATGATGATGAAGTTGTAGCTGTTATTGCCCATGAACTGGGGCATTGGAAGCTTAACCACACTGTGTACGGGTTTGTTCTATTCCAG GTTCTTACACTATTGCAATTTGGCGGATATACTCTTGTGAGGAACTCAAGCGATCTGTTTCGAAGTTTTGGATTTGATACACAGCCAGTCCTCATTGGACTAATcatatttcag CATACTGTAATCCCCATCCAGCACCTTGTGAGCTTTGGTCTGAATCTCGTGAGCCGATCATTTGAATTCCAG GCTGATGCTTTCGCCAAGAAGCTTGGATACGCAGCTGAACTACGGGACGCCCTTGTGAAACTACAG GAGGAGAATCTATCAGCTATGAACACAGATCCATGGTACTCTGCATATCACTACTCTCATCCCCCTCTTGTTGAACGGTTGGCTGCAATCGACAAATCAGATAAGAAGGAAAAATAG
- the LOC107622283 gene encoding pentatricopeptide repeat-containing protein At5g18950 — translation MIRAITRSHSLIIPLHHSAPQTCQTQFRSLTLETKDGDHAGNINSNAKDRNFVDFVIEICRVTRTTPRWETTLLSQYPSFNFKEPSFFLHYLTHQNNAFFSLRFFHWLCSTCGFSPDQSSCSALFDQLVDAGASKAAKALLDCPDFNPGPHSLEGYIRCLSSGGMVEDALHVFDKLQKVGFCPSVETWKKSLLGCLKIGRTDLVWTLYGRMLESGVAANIDVETVGYLVKALCVEGKVSKGYELLRQVLGNGLSPDNTVFNTLIRGFCKNGEYDRVSEILHIMIAKKGNPDIFTYQEVINGLLKENNSEGLRVFNDIKDRGYFPDRVMYTTVIEGLCKKGQLGVARKLWFEMIQKGLLPNEYTYNVMLHGYCKAGELVEAKKLFKDMRSRGYVGNTFNYTTMISGLCSHGEAHKAWVLFQKMPQRGVVRDLITYNSLINGLCNEGHLVKATKLFNELQTQGLQPSAFTFTPLIKGLCRFGETQEAIRLWNDMRDRHLIPPSITHDHIIKGLCKEGNSAEGMKWLRRMVRWELKPVWKTLEILICTLSQEKRLDDVLIVLNSIFRLGYTLEHSTIHFLVTIFNWKNDCFTSLCLEKILGNKR, via the coding sequence ATGATCAGGGCAATAACACGTTCACATTCTCTTATTATACCCCTCCACCATAGCGCTCCCCAAACCTGTCAAACCCAATTCCGAAGCCTCACATTGGAGACCAAAGATGGGGATCATGCTGGCAACATCAACTCAAATGCCAAAGACCGTAACTTTGTTGATTTCGTCATCGAAATTTGCAGAGTCACTCGGACAACACCGCGTTGGGAGACTACCCTTCTTTCCCAATAcccatctttcaatttcaaagaGCCTTCTTTCTTCCTACATTACCTGACCCACCAGAACAATGCGTTCTTCTCCCTTCGATTCTTTCACTGGCTTTGCTCTACTTGTGGCTTCTCACCGGACCAATCTTCGTGCAGCGCCCTCTTTGATCAACTTGTGGATGCTGGGGCATCTAAAGCTGCAAAGGCCTTGCTTGATTGCCCCGATTTTAACCCTGGGCCTCATTCATTGGAGGGTTACATAAGGTGCCTTAGCAGTGGTGGAATGGTTGAAGATGCACTCCATGTGTTTGATAAATTGCAAAAGGTTGGATTTTGTCCGTCAGTGGAAACTTGGAAGAAATCTCTATTGGGTTGTTTGAAGATTGGGAGGACTGATCTGGTTTGGACATTGTATGGGCGTATGTTGGAATCTGGTGTTGCGGCTAACATTGATGTTGAGACTGTTGGATATCTGGTAAAGGCGTTATGTGTTGAAGGCAAGGTTTCGAAGGGATATGAACTTCTTAGGCAGGTTCTAGGGAATGGCTTGAGTCCTGACAATACTGTTTTTAACACACTTATTAGAGGGTTCTGTAAGAATGGAGAGTATGATAGGGTATCTGAGATCCTTCATATCATGATTGCCAAGAAGGGTAATCCAGATATCTTTACTTACCAAGAAGTCATCAATGGGCTCTTGAAAGAGAACAATTCTGAGGGATTGCGGGTTTTCAATGATATCAAGGATAGAGGGTATTTCCCCGATAGAGTCATGTACACAACAGTGATCGAAGGCCTCTGCAAGAAGGGACAGCTTGGTGTCGCAAGGAAGTTGTGGTTTGAGATGATTCAAAAAGGGTTACTTCCTAATGAGTATACCTATAATGTAATGTTACATGGGTATTGTAAGGCTGGTGAACTTGTTGAAGCAAAGAAGCTCTTTAAAGATATGCGTTCTAGAGGTTATGTAGGAAACACATTTAACTACACCACAATGATTTCGGGTTTGTGTTCACATGGTGAGGCACATAAAGCATGGGTCTTGTTTCAAAAAATGCCTCAAAGGGGTGTGGTTCGTGATTTGATCACTTACAATTCTTTGATTAATGGACTTTGCAATGAGGGGCATCTTGTTAAGGCAACAAAACTGTTTAATGAACTTCAGACACAGGGTTTACAGCCATCGGCTTTCACTTTTACTCCTCTTATAAAAGGACTTTGTAGATTTGGAGAAACGCAGGAGGCAATAAGGTTATGGAATGATATGCGTGATAGGCACTTGATACCACCCTCTATTACACATGACCATATTATTAAGGGGTTATGTAAAGAAGGCAATTCTGCAGAGGGAATGAAATGGCTGCGAAGAATGGTGAGATGGGAGCTAAAACCAGTGTGGAAGACTTTAGAGATCCTGATTTGCACTCTATCACAAGAGAAAAGGTTAGATGATGTTTTGATTGTCTTAAATTCAATATTTAGATTGGGATATACACTTGAACATAGCACAATTCATTTTTTAGTGACGATATTTAACTGGAAAAATGATTGCTTTACTAGTTTATGTTTGGAGAAGATATTAGGAAATAAAAGATAA